In Anser cygnoides isolate HZ-2024a breed goose chromosome Z, Taihu_goose_T2T_genome, whole genome shotgun sequence, a genomic segment contains:
- the LOC136789082 gene encoding E3 ubiquitin-protein ligase Topors-like — translation MATEEAWTCPVCRERRKDVAYATPCNHQFCLGCIQRWAKLKASCPLCRTGMRSIRVSVRGEGDYLECIVSPPAVPVPEGFQAGSATAPHSPAAPAPSSVPAEERDAEPDPRAAVGGLLPEDWAVLFRERRDILDPVLPWLRRELSAIYGTRWWQARAAESFLLHSLCVMGLDRDALIQHTQPGMGPLTVPLIDGLINAIVGLCGEEARRLLGLESGRTAGVQEDSPAAASGPTASMQGDFSTSPGPSNSSASPDTEELPGTSSVLHHRGLGESPTAANPQEQEEPREELGHVAAADPSVRVCRRSSSTPDRLSRESRRPRKRIRAGSAQDSPKRPPCRRL, via the coding sequence ATGGCCACAGAGGAGGCGTGGACGTGTCCCGTCTGCCGGGAGAGACGAAAGGATGTGGCTTATGCAACACCGTGCAACCACCagttctgcctgggctgcatccagcgcTGGGCAAAACTGAAGGCGAGCTGCCCACTCTGCAGGACGGGCATGAGAAGCATCAGGGTTTCCGTGCGGGGAGAGGGGGACTACTTGGAATGCATCGTCTCCCCTCCCGCAGTGCCCGTACCTGAGGGCTTCCAGGCAGGCAGTGCCActgccccccacagccctgcagcgccgGCTCCATCCTCTGTGCCAGCCGAGGAGAGGGATGCGGAGCCCGATCCCCGAGCTGCTGTGGGCGGCCTCCTGCCCGAGGACTGGGCCGTGCTGTTCAGGGAGCGCAGGGACATCCTcgaccctgtgctgccctggctgcgccgCGAGCTCTCAGCCATCTACGGGACACGCTGGTGGCAggcgagagctgcagagagcttcctcctgcactccctgtgtgtgatggggctggacaGGGACGCCTTgattcagcacacacagcccgGCATGGGGCCCCTCACCGTGCCGCTCATCGATGGGCTCATCAATGCCATCGTGGGCCTCTGCGGAGAGGAGGCACGGAGGCTGCTGGGCCTTGAGAGTGGCCGCACTGCTGGGGTACAGGaggacagccctgcagctgcttctggtCCCACTGCCTCCATGCAGGGAGACTTCAGCACCAGCCCCGGGCCCTCCAACAGCTCTGCAAGCCCTGACACAGAGGAGCTCCCTGGAACATCCAGTGTTCTCCATCATAGGGGTCTTGGCGAAAGCCCCACTGCGGCcaacccccaggagcaggaagagccccgTGAAGAGCTGGGGCATGTGGCAGCAGCAGATCCCTCTGTCCGGGTCTGCAGGCGCAGCTCCTCCACTCCTGACCGCTTGTCTCGGGAGTCCCGGCGCCCCAGGAAGCGCATCCGGGCAGGCAGTGCCCAGGACTCTCCCAAGAGGCCGCCCTGCCGGCGCCTCTAG